One stretch of Patescibacteria group bacterium DNA includes these proteins:
- the rplK gene encoding 50S ribosomal protein L11: protein MAKKVKTQIKLQLKGGQANPAPPVGPALGQHGLNIQDFCSKFNAATKDKMGEVVPVIITVYQDATFSFVTKTPPASELIKKAAGIEKGSGKPLQEKVGKITHAQVKEIAEKKMPDLNAHDIDAAMKIIEGTARQMGVTVQE, encoded by the coding sequence ATGGCAAAAAAAGTAAAAACGCAGATAAAGCTGCAGCTCAAGGGCGGCCAGGCAAACCCGGCGCCGCCGGTCGGCCCGGCCTTGGGCCAGCACGGCTTGAATATCCAGGATTTCTGCAGCAAATTCAATGCCGCGACCAAGGACAAAATGGGCGAAGTTGTGCCCGTGATTATTACCGTCTACCAGGACGCGACTTTCAGTTTTGTCACCAAGACCCCGCCGGCTTCGGAACTTATTAAAAAGGCGGCCGGAATCGAAAAGGGTTCGGGCAAGCCGCTCCAGGAGAAAGTCGGGAAAATCACGCACGCCCAAGTGAAGGAAATCGCCGAGAAAAAAATGCCGGATCTCAATGCCCACGATATTGACGCGGCAATGAAGATTATCGAAGGCACCGCGCGCCAGATGGGCGTAACGGTCCAGGAATAA
- the nusG gene encoding transcription termination/antitermination protein NusG — translation MPKQVLQRGRRWYAIHTYSGYEENVMDNLKKRIESYDMEDKVFGVLIPKEKKIKIKNGKRRIVEEKIFPGYVLVEMIVTDDSWYMVRNTPNVTGFIGTGTVPTPLSEDEVKSLQKRMGVEEPQYKIDVSAGSPVKIVDGPFKGFEGKVSELDEARGKIKVLVNMFGRETPVELDFLQIKKI, via the coding sequence ATGCCAAAGCAAGTATTGCAGCGGGGACGCCGCTGGTATGCGATCCACACATATTCGGGATATGAAGAAAATGTGATGGATAATCTTAAAAAGAGAATCGAGTCGTACGACATGGAAGACAAGGTCTTCGGCGTACTGATTCCGAAAGAGAAAAAAATTAAAATCAAGAACGGCAAGCGCCGCATCGTGGAAGAGAAAATCTTTCCGGGCTATGTTCTCGTCGAGATGATCGTGACGGACGATTCCTGGTACATGGTGCGCAACACCCCGAATGTCACCGGATTTATCGGCACGGGCACGGTTCCGACTCCCCTTTCCGAGGACGAAGTTAAATCGCTACAGAAAAGAATGGGCGTTGAGGAGCCGCAGTATAAGATTGATGTTTCCGCCGGATCGCCGGTCAAGATTGTCGACGGGCCGTTCAAGGGATTCGAAGGAAAAGTCAGCGAACTGGACGAAGCGCGCGGCAAGATCAAAGTGCTGGTCAATATGTTCGGACGCGAGACTCCGGTGGAACTGGACTTTTTGCAGATTAAAAAAATATAA
- the gyrB gene encoding DNA topoisomerase (ATP-hydrolyzing) subunit B: MPKKTIKKPAPVKAAKKSKDEYGAKQITVLEGLEPVRKRPGMYIGTTGPDGLHHLIWEVVDNSIDEAMAGHCDQITVTLLPDNKIAVEDNGRGIPVDIHKQFKVSALELVLTKLHAGGKFGDSGYKVSGGLHGVGVSVVNALSTWMRAEVKRDGKLWMQEYKRGKPQSKVKSIGKAAGTGTTIIFQPDPEIFKTIEFSWDTILDHLRQQAYLNKAVKLTVRDERSKSTRQKYSFYFEGGLASFVKHLNSNKTPKHENVFYVSKEAEGVEIEIGLQYTEEFKETLFAFCNYIYNPEGGTHVIGFRTALTRVLNNYARKKGYLKEKDENLSGEDVREGLTAAISVKVRDPQFEGQTKAKLGNPEVRTAVESVFNDTLAIYLEEHPKDAEGILEKCVLASRARQAAKAARDTVIRKGALEGLSLPGKLADCSSRDPSQSELYIVEGDSAGGSAKQGRSREFQAILPLRGKILNVERARLDKMLANNEVKSLIIALGTNIGEQFEIEKLRYDRIIIMTDADVDGAHIRTLLLTLFYRYFPEIIGKGHLYVAQPPLYSIKVGKALHYAYSDEEKEKILKEFATLKPPTKAEKKKGAKPKKLEVVEGEEGDAEGEEKDEYRAVIQRYKGLGEMNPEQLWTTTMDPANRILKLITIEDAQKADHVFDVLMGTEVESRKRFIQTHAKTVKNLDI, from the coding sequence ATGCCAAAAAAGACGATTAAGAAACCCGCCCCGGTTAAGGCGGCAAAAAAATCAAAAGACGAATACGGCGCAAAACAGATTACAGTGCTTGAAGGCCTGGAGCCGGTCAGAAAACGGCCAGGCATGTATATCGGGACAACCGGACCGGATGGTCTGCATCATTTGATTTGGGAAGTTGTTGACAACTCCATTGACGAAGCAATGGCCGGCCACTGCGACCAAATCACCGTAACGCTTTTACCCGACAATAAGATCGCGGTTGAAGACAACGGCCGCGGCATTCCGGTTGATATTCACAAGCAATTTAAAGTTTCGGCTCTGGAGCTCGTACTCACCAAGCTTCACGCCGGCGGTAAATTCGGCGACAGCGGTTACAAGGTTTCCGGCGGCCTGCACGGCGTCGGCGTTTCGGTTGTGAACGCCCTCTCCACCTGGATGCGCGCCGAAGTAAAGCGCGACGGCAAGCTCTGGATGCAGGAATACAAACGCGGCAAGCCACAGAGCAAAGTCAAATCAATCGGCAAAGCGGCCGGAACGGGCACAACGATTATTTTTCAGCCGGATCCGGAAATATTCAAAACCATCGAATTCAGCTGGGATACCATCCTGGACCATCTGCGCCAACAGGCATATCTCAACAAAGCGGTAAAACTGACGGTGCGCGATGAGCGAAGCAAGTCCACGCGCCAAAAATATTCATTTTATTTCGAGGGCGGGCTCGCCTCTTTCGTCAAACACCTGAATTCCAACAAAACTCCGAAACATGAAAATGTTTTTTATGTTTCCAAAGAGGCCGAGGGTGTGGAAATAGAAATCGGCCTGCAATATACCGAAGAATTCAAAGAGACTTTGTTTGCCTTCTGCAACTATATTTATAATCCCGAGGGCGGAACTCACGTCATCGGCTTCCGCACCGCGCTCACCCGCGTGTTGAATAATTACGCCCGCAAAAAGGGATATCTCAAAGAAAAAGATGAAAACCTTTCCGGCGAGGATGTGCGCGAAGGTCTGACCGCGGCAATCTCGGTCAAGGTCAGAGACCCGCAGTTTGAGGGACAGACCAAGGCAAAACTTGGCAATCCCGAAGTGCGCACGGCGGTGGAAAGCGTGTTCAACGACACTCTGGCAATCTATCTTGAAGAACATCCAAAGGACGCAGAAGGAATCTTAGAGAAATGCGTACTCGCCTCCCGCGCGCGCCAGGCAGCCAAAGCGGCCCGCGACACGGTGATCCGAAAAGGCGCGCTTGAAGGGTTGAGCCTGCCGGGCAAACTCGCCGACTGCTCCAGCCGCGATCCGTCGCAGTCCGAACTCTATATTGTTGAGGGCGACTCGGCCGGCGGTTCGGCGAAGCAGGGCCGCAGCCGTGAATTCCAGGCGATTCTCCCGCTGCGCGGAAAAATTCTGAATGTGGAACGCGCCCGGCTGGACAAAATGCTCGCGAATAACGAAGTGAAGTCATTGATTATCGCGCTCGGCACCAATATCGGCGAACAATTTGAAATTGAAAAGCTGCGCTATGACCGCATCATTATCATGACCGATGCCGATGTTGACGGCGCGCATATCCGCACGCTGCTCTTAACTCTTTTCTACCGGTATTTCCCGGAAATCATCGGCAAGGGGCATCTTTACGTCGCCCAGCCGCCGCTTTACAGCATTAAAGTCGGAAAGGCGCTTCACTACGCGTATTCGGATGAAGAAAAAGAAAAAATTCTGAAAGAATTCGCCACTCTCAAGCCGCCAACCAAGGCGGAAAAGAAAAAAGGCGCCAAGCCGAAAAAACTTGAAGTCGTTGAAGGCGAAGAGGGTGATGCCGAAGGAGAAGAAAAAGACGAGTACCGCGCCGTCATCCAGCGGTACAAGGGTTTGGGCGAGATGAATCCCGAACAGCTCTGGACCACGACCATGGATCCGGCAAACCGCATCCTGAAGCTCATAACCATCGAGGACGCGCAAAAAGCCGACCACGTGTTTGACGTTCTTATGGGCACGGAGGTCGAGTCAAGAAAGCGGTTTATCCAGACCCATGCGAAAACCGTGAAAAACCTCGATATTTAA
- the rplA gene encoding 50S ribosomal protein L1, translating to MPRSKRYEEAKKLIDRKKVYPRAEAIELAKKTSTVKFDAAVEAHFQLGIDPAKGEQQIRSTIIFPHSIGKERRVAAFVAADREAEAKAAGADIIGGDDMIEKIKKSEKIDFDVAVATPDMMPKLAKIAKILGPKGLMPNPKTDTVGPNVKKMIEEIKRGKITFKNDATANVHQTIGKVSLDSAKLLENLNALIEAVLRVKPPSSKGEYVKSATIATSMGPGIKFEI from the coding sequence ATGCCAAGATCGAAAAGATACGAGGAGGCCAAGAAATTAATTGACCGCAAGAAGGTCTATCCGCGAGCGGAGGCGATTGAACTTGCGAAAAAAACTTCAACCGTAAAATTCGACGCTGCTGTTGAGGCCCACTTCCAGCTGGGCATCGACCCGGCCAAGGGCGAACAGCAGATTCGCTCCACCATTATTTTTCCGCATTCAATCGGCAAGGAGCGCCGCGTCGCCGCGTTCGTTGCCGCGGACCGCGAAGCCGAAGCCAAAGCGGCCGGCGCCGACATTATCGGCGGCGATGATATGATTGAAAAAATCAAAAAAAGCGAAAAGATCGATTTTGACGTCGCGGTCGCCACTCCGGACATGATGCCGAAACTCGCGAAAATCGCAAAGATTCTCGGCCCCAAGGGCCTGATGCCGAACCCCAAAACCGATACCGTCGGCCCGAATGTTAAAAAGATGATTGAAGAAATTAAGAGGGGCAAAATCACATTCAAAAACGATGCCACCGCAAACGTGCATCAGACCATCGGCAAGGTGTCGCTCGATTCGGCCAAGCTTCTTGAAAACCTGAACGCTCTCATTGAAGCGGTATTGCGCGTCAAACCGCCCTCTTCAAAGGGAGAATACGTAAAAAGCGCAACCATCGCGACTTCAATGGGCCCGGGCATTAAATTTGAAATTTAA
- the secE gene encoding preprotein translocase subunit SecE, giving the protein MSWKENKIVEYIISSKAELKKVAWPTRAEITHYSMLVIGISLAIAVFLGACDYVLTLGLEQVVR; this is encoded by the coding sequence ATGTCTTGGAAAGAAAATAAAATCGTGGAGTACATCATCTCCTCAAAAGCCGAGCTAAAAAAAGTCGCCTGGCCGACCCGTGCCGAAATTACGCACTATTCAATGCTCGTGATCGGCATCAGCCTGGCAATTGCCGTGTTTTTAGGAGCATGCGATTATGTTTTGACCCTCGGGTTGGAACAGGTCGTCCGCTAA
- a CDS encoding cytidine/deoxycytidylate deaminase family protein — translation MEEQKNDEKYFRPKWDDYFMAIARIIATRSTCDRLRAGAVLVKNNRIISTGYNGAPPGLPHCDGPDGHLIEEGHCIRTIHGEHNALLQAALVPGASTEGTTLYTTYSPCMHCCKYIVACHVSRVVLGKIYRAEQAIQYLKDAGLQVDIYEEKKEVNNFLASLYQKEIETMDPKEGGVQLRTE, via the coding sequence ATGGAGGAGCAAAAAAACGACGAAAAATATTTTCGGCCCAAATGGGACGACTATTTTATGGCAATTGCCCGGATTATCGCGACCCGGAGCACCTGCGACCGGCTGCGCGCCGGCGCCGTTCTTGTGAAGAATAACCGCATTATCTCAACCGGCTATAACGGCGCGCCTCCCGGCTTGCCGCACTGCGACGGCCCGGACGGCCATCTCATAGAAGAAGGCCACTGCATCCGCACAATCCACGGCGAACACAATGCCCTGCTTCAGGCCGCCCTTGTTCCCGGCGCGAGCACCGAGGGGACGACGCTCTATACGACCTACAGCCCCTGCATGCATTGCTGCAAATATATTGTCGCCTGCCACGTCAGCCGCGTTGTTCTGGGGAAAATTTACCGCGCCGAACAGGCGATCCAATATCTTAAAGACGCCGGTCTTCAGGTTGATATATATGAAGAGAAAAAAGAGGTGAATAATTTTTTGGCAAGCCTTTACCAGAAAGAGATAGAAACCATGGATCCCAAAGAGGGCGGCGTTCAATTGCGCACGGAATGA